From Lucilia cuprina isolate Lc7/37 chromosome 4, ASM2204524v1, whole genome shotgun sequence:
TacattattagaaaatatattttttaaatccccaaaaaataattgaaaagaaatttaaccAAAATCCAGATTagaaatttgaatatattacaaaaaaacataataacccTCAACCAAAACCAATAAGACTGTTAcggtataaaatacataaaataattacaaaatacaacaaatatacataaattttagttgaaaaaaataaataaataaaagtagacATTTGAAAAACTTACCCTCGATTTCTCTTTGGTTTTGGGTGATATACGAAAACGACTTAGAACACCATCGATACCTGAAGAAACTGTTTGTGATGTAGATGTGCTGCTACTGCCACCACCAGTGCTAGGACGCTCTGGCTGTGCAGAGTTGCCATCACTAGTCGAAGCAGTGGCatctttttgttgctgttgttgtttattctCCTTATTCTGCTGTCCCTTGTGGAAAAAGCTTGATAAAGATTGTATAAGCGATTTACGTCGTTCTGGATCTTTAACTCTACGACCGGATTTCGTTTTCAATTGTTTACTGCTGTCCGTAGCGGCAGAGGTCGAATGTGTGGACGAAATCAATAGGTTTGGATCTGAGGTAAAATCAGATGCTCTAGAAGCGTTATTTGCCATACCAACACTgttggtattttgtttttgtgattgAGTTAAATAGGCGAGATCGTTAACACTTTTCGAACTGCTCATTTTGTTTTCACGTTTACTGTTGCCAATTTCTCGTTCATATGAAGATTGTAAAGCTCTTACTGGTTCCGGATCTGTACACACATCCACTTGTAAACGTTTGCGCAGTAACTGCATTTTCTCTTCGGGACTCAGTCCCAGTTCGGAATTGGATTTCAAGCGAGCACGAGCTCTAGCTTCACTTCTAAGATTCTCAGTGGATAccgaaaaatttgtttctttattcgTTTCGGTTGGTGTTGTTGCAACACTTTCGCCATTTCGTTTTTGTCGCATTGGTGGAATTGGGGTAGAAAGTTCAGAATAAGATGTAGGCTGCGCCACCGGATGCTGTTGCCGAGTTGTAGCGTAGGAAAATGAGGgtgttttattgattttgtaacGTTGTtcaaatgattttaaagaatcTCCCTCCAAGTGTTCACTAAACGGACGTTGTTTGTAGGCTTTAGCTCGAGTGGGCGATAAAGCTTCCATTCCATAAGCTGCAGTGTATGAAGTCGAGGGATTGTTCTCTGTAAAGCTTGAGTTTGTATTCAGACGCAGTGCTGGTGTTCGGTTGGAAGAAGATGTGGATGTTTCAGCCGCGGCTGTGGATACATGGTAGTGAGCTTGATTTGTGCAATTTGTATCAGTGGTAGAGTTAGCTGCCGCCAATTTGGGCGTGGGACTTAGACTAGAACCTGATGAGTAACCACCACCGCCGAGACCGCAGCCACCACCACCACTTGTTACCATTGTACGTTGACGACTGCGGTGCAAACGTTTTTCGGCATTCAATTGTTTTTTCGATTGTAATTTGTCCATGACCAGGTCATGAATAAGATCCTTTTGTTTGGTGCGTTCTTTGGTGATTTCCTCCAGCTTGCTTGTAAGTGTCGGAATTTCAGGTACTTTATTCAGTTGTGTGGGTAATACTGCTGCAACGGTTGTATTTGCATTTGCTGTTTCAGCTACGTTTGCTGGCGAAGCGGTTATTGTTTGATTCGTTTTTGTTTCGTCGTCCTTATCTaatcttaaattatttgttgtagttaATGTAGTTGTTGGTGTTGATTCTATCACAGTTTGGTTAGGATTTGTTAAGGCTATTGGAGCCTCTCCCTTTGAGCTTTTCCTTCGTTGTTTGCGAGCCTCTAATGAATCTCCACGAGCAGTTGTTGAAATTTGTACAATCTTCTGCTGCAAAGCTCGTACATATTCTTCATATGACAACTCGTCGTTTGATTTCTTTAATGACGAATTGTCTGCGGCTGCCATAAGAGGATCTTTAATTAGTTGTCGTGGAGGAGTATTTTTACTGGAGGATGTGGCAGAGTTAGTGCATGAAGTTGATTGTGATGATTTAGGTGCTCTATCCGAGCTACTGGGCGTTGAACTGTCACCCTTTTCTTGGACAATGACGGCGTTGCTTTCTTTTCccattttgtttgaatttggtGTATGGGGCGAAGAAGAATCAAATGGACTAGTGACTACAGTCAAAGCTTCACTTTCCTCTGTGGTAGTCATTTGTTGTGTTGGTTTTGAAGTGGTGGTGGTATCAACCGATGTTAGTTGCATTTGTGACGATAAAGCGCAAGTACTCTCGTCTTCTGCGTCGTTGATGGTACTTGAGTCGGTAAGTGATTGCGTCATTAGTGTGGAAGGAATATTTTTAGCAGCTTCGTTTACAGGAGTTTTATTCATGTCATCAAGCATTATATAAGCCCCTTGCTCTATATAGTCAATCCCCAGTTTTTCGTCTCTCTTTGTCTGGATGGGTTTGTAACTTTCCTTTGATGATGTTGCAGAACCATATGCACTTTGTGCTGTAGTTCTATTAGGTTTAGGAGAGTTGTCTACAAATTCAACATAGCCGCGGTTACGAAGCAAAGCTGTATTAGTTGCGGAAAGAGGCTCGGTTCCCGAACCATCGGAACCTGTGTCCATAAATTCAATATCATCAATATCAATTGATTTGAGAATACCTTCAAATTCAGCAACTGGAGCGGTTTTGGCCACTTCTTGTAAGACCTCATTGCTTGTTGGTAGACCTCTCTTTTTCTTATCTTTTTTGCCgccttttaaatttgttttatttgagtGGTGGACAAATTCCATGTCAACAAAATTCTCAGAAATGCAATCGTCTGCCGTCCAGTCCGACAACTCAGTCTCTGTCAGAATTTGTGCGGTACCTGTGGGTTCTGTCTCAGAATCTGAACCACGTGAGATCAACTCACCAGTTGGAGTTTTATCCATATCTATTAGAGGCGACGTAGGTGTTTGTAAGAAACTCCCCTTAGGTGTTGTAGGAGTTTCTGGCGTTTTTTGTGCGCTTGTTAGATTTAAGGTAATAGGTTTGACTGCCTTCTTATAGTCCTTTGAGGAGGCATCTACAATCAAGGGTAGATTTTTAAGactttcaattttgttttcgtttttcgtGTCAAACTTAAGATTAGAAGGCTTAATTTTTGGTGGTCCTTTTTCTGGCAGTGGTGGCCCTATTTCTGGCAGTGGTGGCGGCTCATCCACATCCCTATCTACTATTTCTTCAATATCTTTAATTACATCCAACTTATCCGCCTCAATAACGGTGGTTTCGGCGGGTTCTGGGGTGGCTGTGACTGGTTCCACATCCACCTCATGTTCATCTTCTAATTCTGTTGTCTTTACGGCCGGTACTTCAGGAACAATTACTCCTTCTGGCAATTCTATAAATTTCAAATCTTCAGGATCGCCTACATATTTACCATCTATTATCATTAAACTATCGAATTGCATGAGAGTACCAGAGGTATCATGTATTTCTAGTCGAGGTACTTGATGATTGCCACCTGAAGATGACATGAGGCCAGCACTATTGTGTGTTTCTGGACTAGTGGTTGATTCCAATATGTAATGCTCTATATCCTCCAAACTTGAAGAATGTGACGAACAGCTAGAATTGCTACTCGAACTAAGATTATCGGATTTTGTATTCCAAACTATATTGGGGACTTCAATCTGTACATCTTCCATTTCATTATCATAGATAGCTTCTAACTTCTCGGGTATATCTACCTTTTCCATATTGTTATCAATTAAATTAACCTCATCCTCTTCCTTTTGCCTTTCTACAGTTGGTGTACATTCTTTTGACTTGCTTTTCTCCTCCTTTTTCTCTATGTGACCCAAAATATCTGGTATACATTTGACATCAAGAGATAGATCAGGTTTGACAGCTGCTTCGATTATGGTACGATTGCTCCTTACTGGGGAATCACCCGTTAAATCGATAACCTTATTGCTATCCGATGTATCCATTGTACTTTCCTTTTCCGGTGTAACTAAATCAATTGTctcaattatgtttttattattagttgGAGTAGTAGGAGTCGATTTTTTATTGATAGATTCCAATAAGGTATTATTTACAGTCTCAGAATATTCCAAACATTTGTTAAGTTCATTTTtactatttacaaaaacattttccttTTCATTGTCTGTAGAAGCAGTAGATGATGctttttgtattgttatttCCACCTTAAGATCGTTGAGTATATTATTCGTAGCAGATCTCATTAATTCATTACCTGCTTTCTCACCCAGTTTAGTGCGGTCTAGGAAAGTTTTCATACTAGGACTTATATCGCTGCTGGGATTCAAGAGCTTTTGACATTCCGATATATTTGATTGGAAGCTGCGTATGCGTGAATCTAATACGGAAGTGGAACCAGATTTTTGTATCTTATTACCGTTAGCTTGTTCTCCAAGCAAATAACGTTTCTTTAACTCTAAACTTTTTTTCGAAGCTATGCCTTCGGTACTGGCCgttttattaagtaaataatcTCCTGGACGAGGATTTTGTAGGGGTGTGCGATTTGTGTTTAAAAGGGAGGGATCGACTTGGACTAGAGGTTTAAATTGTGGTATTATAGGTTGTTGCGGTTGTGTTTGGTACTTTGCTAAATAAGTTCCACTCTTGACTTGCTGGGTATTGGcgatattattgtatttttgacCCATTGAGGGCGGTATAACAGTAGATTTAAtctgaatttttcaaaattaaaattgaaatgttaGTGAATATCTTATAGAGATTGTCTAGTCTTTTAACGATATACAgatagttttcataaaaaaatattataattgtttGTACAAAATAAAGCTTCGTTGTAATCAGATAGGGTAGTGTTATAATAAGTGCTTAAACTGTAAATTTCATTtccgttttaaaatttttaatatgtaacATACCTGTACTTTGGTTGGCTTTCTTAAATGTGTgtcatcaataaaaatttttggtgTTTCGCGTATCATTTCATCTTGATCGAATTCAGAATCTGTTGAAATTTCTGTGGCAGAATTAAGTTCAACTTCATCAGGAGATGAGGTTTCTGATTCACTTTGCACCtgtaattgtttttcaattttataagataaaaataatttataaaattagtagtactatgaaatatttaacaaaaaattaaatttaaacaatcattttaataaaaaaacacatgcataaagataataaaaataaacgaaacaaaaaatagtTGAGTTAAAAAGAAAGGCCTTTTAGGTACGATCCAAAAAggtttaaacaacaacattagagggttaaattttgaaagatttaaatgaaaaatacattGAGCATTATAAAAACGACAAAATAGAAATTGAATGGtcagaaaaagaaacaaaaaaaaaaacaacagcagagGTTAGAGGTATATTTCAACAGCTtttcgtattttattttatacattttcatttgttaATTCCATGTAGCGTAGCAAACAACAGTAaggaaacattttatattcagCGTTTGGCACATAAACGTTATTTTACCTTTTAAGATCGTACCCAGAGTAgttacatttttaacattttatttcaattcaattcgAATTATCGTTCACTCTCTCTCTGTCTTTCgcttttttttgatataaatattttttcgggAGTTGTAAGAACCAAGAGAAAGAGGTTGGATAATTGTTATTTATCATTGATGCACACCAAGAGCAGAAAGGCTGGGCTAGCGGATGGAAAGATTTTGGGTAGTTTGGGCTGGATTGGTGTTACAGGGCTTGATTTTTGTATGCATTTAAGCATTGAAATGGTTGGAATTgggattgatttttttatttgttgttggttttatggTGTGTTGGTTTCATTTTTCTCCAAATGTTATTCGAGTAAAATGAGTTTGATTTGGATTTGTAGAGTTGTTAACATAAAACGCAAGAGTCTTTAGAAAGATCACCTCGATCTCTTAGGTGGGAAGGAGAACGTCTTGAATAATCGGTGAGGTAAGATGATCGGCCGCCAGAATGGCCAAGAGTCGATGGAGAAGTGTAGGGTTTATAATAATTGCTTCCACTATTTAACGATGATGACAAGTGGTTGTAAGTTGAGGGTAGACCTGTTACGGTAGGTAAACGCCTGGAGCTATATGAGGAGGTGTCGTAAGAAGGTACATAATCATAGTTGTACGATGAAGTAGTTGGTCTACCCAAGGCTCGAGAAGAAGGAAATCTAGTGGTATTTGTCGCGCTAGAGTTATAATGTCGAGGACgatatgttgttgttatatcatcgtcatcatctgaATCATTTTTAAGATGGCCAGAGTTACGCCTTTCTTCGTTAATGACTTCCTTCATATAGGGATTACGTTCAACAACACGCTCATTGACAAAATCTCGTTTACGGTTATGAAGACGCTTACTACGTTCCAATAACATTTGAGTGCTAGCATCATCACTGTTTGTGGATGTAACTGCTACATTCTTGTGATGACGTGTGGGTCTTTGTGGGGTTACATGTACACTTCGATTAGGTATTTCACTGCTGTCATTGCTGGAGTAAGACACGGCGGTTTGACCAGTTGTAGCCAAGGAATAATTGGAATTATATGGTGACTGCAGTTTTCGTAAATCGGTTATTGATTTAGAAGAGGGATTTCCTTTTTCTAAGACAACATCAAAAGAACTGCGATTTGTTTCAGGAGTCTCCGAACGTGGCTTGTAATGCGGTTTTTCCTTTTTGCTAAAAACAGTCTTCCCATCTGGCCACTCACGATTTCGTCCAGAATGTGCAGGAATATTTGCATATTCTACTTTTTCGGAGGCAAACTTCTTCGAGCCCTCACTTTCATCTTTCGATATCTCATCTTCATCTTCCTCCTCTTGCAACTTTGGCCAAGGTCTCTTCTTAACATCTTCACCAATGGGCTGTTTAAGATTGTCGGGCTTTTCGGGAGCATCTTCTATTTTAGGCAAGTCTAATTTCTTTGGCATTGGTGCTATTATGGGTTTATTATCTAACAATTCTATAAATGCAAATGAACTTCGGCGAGATGTTTGTGAAGTTGGGGATTCAGGTATTTCCAACGGCTTTGTCATCGGAGGTGTTCCACCTCTGTTAGTTGTTGAACTTTGTATTGAACTACGTCGAGAGTCTCGAGGACTCTGTTTGCAGGGTGTTACTAGAGGTGTAGATTTTTTCGAACTACTCTTGGAACTGTCGATCGAAGAAGATTGTTTAAGTTCAGGCTTTTCCATAACTTGATATTCTTTATCTCGTTGGATTAGAGCATGTCTTCGTTCTAATTCAAATTCCTCTATCAAACGTTTTTGAGAAGCCTCAGTATTGGCATCAATGTTATTAAGCTGCTTTATTGAAGTTGTGGGTGATTTATCTCTCAGATTAATAACATTATCTTTATCATTTAAAGATGATAACGATATACTATCTGCAGTCTTAGGTGATGGTACTACTTTTCCTTTAACTGAATTTCTCACAAGATTTTGGTCTTGTTTTTCActttgtaaatttgtatttttaatattcgaTAGATTTTCTTCCGGTGATCTTACACTTTCCTTAGATTTTTCTTCTTTGGATGTGGTATTTACTTCAGTGATAGTATTTGAttccattttctttaatttgtttaaactttctATTGACTCAGGTTTCGATAAGTTAGTTTTAGTACTTGCGGCTCCTTTTCGCCTTGGTGGCATTGGGCTGCTAGGCATCATTTCCATATTCCATTCTAGTGATGGCTCCCTTAAATTGGGTTTCGGTTGCAAATGTTCTTCTACTGTTAAATGTGATTCCATGGGATTGTTAGTAGAAGTTGCCGGCGTTGTAGAATTTGTTTGTGGTTCTTTGGGTTTTGTACTGTTACCAGAAAAATTCTGTTTATCATCTTTATCATCTTCCAAGGAATCCATATCCTTGTTTTGAGCAATAGGTTTCAGAACTTTTGTAAACTCTGTAACATTTTCAGGCAAATTACTTTGAAAGCCATCGTCTAATGATTTTGTAACTATAACTAAAGGTTGTTGGGAAGCAATTTCAGAGGATTTCgcaatatttttggatatttcTGGTTGgtcttgtataaaatatttgtatggagCTTGAGATTCATCGAATAAAATATCATCTTCATCTATAATTCTTGGGAATTTTAATGgttttgtagtatttttagAGTTATCTTGCTCTATATCGGCTTCCAAATCGTTTCTGGCAACAACCATCATTAAATCTTGTAcggatggtggcatattagttgGTGATAATCTtgacaatttcttttttattctttgtggAGCTAAAGGAGCAGGAGAATCACTGGATGATGAAAGACTTTTTTGTCTGCGTTGTGGTTTAATGGGAAAATTTAATTCATTCGAAGTAGTATTCATAGGAATTTTGGTAACAATGGAATTTCTATCGATTTCTAAAGATGATTCTTTATCAGCATCTCTTTCCAAGGATTGTACTCTGTCTAAAATATCTTCATCTAAATGTTCTTCCTCTTTTTTAATTGGAGATCGTGGTGTTATAGCTATTAATTCATCATTCGAATCAAATTCAACATTCACTAGCATTTCATCGGAAAATTGACTAAATAATTTCTCTATGCTTTCATCCTCTGAAGAGCCCCGCATTTGGACGGTAACTGGAGCCACACTAGGACTTTTACTTATAGATGTACACAAGGAATCTGTATCATAATTATCTGTgcttaatatagttttatttaaatttacatctGTGTTTAGTTCTTCTACAGTGGTTGCATGTTTTTCTAAATCGGCAGCTGCAAGTTCTAACTTTTCAGTGAGTGATGCATTAGACAATCTgcgagactgtagactagactgcgAACCACGACGAGAACTACTTAGAGATTTGTCACAGCCAGTTTTGGGCAAATTCTTTATGTCTTCCACCAAAGGTCTTACATTAACGGGTGTTTCTTCGatggtatttttattttctgcaaCTTGTTTTTCCAAAATCTCTTCCTTTGGTTTATTTTCCTTAACAGTATCATTATCTGTATTAACAACTTCTGATTTCTTGGGACTTACTATGGTAGAAGTTGGATGATTTGCTTGCTTACTAACGCTTATTAAAGCCAATTCTTCCAATGAAGTGTATATAGCATGTTTCGTCACGTTTGCGTTGGAGCTTTGTAATTTCTTTTCGggtgattttttcttttctggcgattttttctttttaattggtGATTTCCTCTTCTCAGGACTTTTCTGTTTTAGTCCGAAGAATTTAGCAAATTTCGATTCTCTGTATTGTATCGGTAAATCATTGTAAAGACGTTTTTCTTCAGGTTCTTCCTCCCTTTCTTTATCTAACCTTTTGTTATGAAAATCATTTCGTTTCTTTTGTAGGAAATTCGTAGCCTCACTGCGCCACTCTGTTTTTAAGTATTCCATGGTTTTTTCCAAATCACTGAAATTGTCTGACTCACGCGATACTATGGACTCTttggatttatttaaattacttgtTGTAGATTCCATACGTCGCAATTTGAAGACATGATCTGATGAACCCATCGAACTCAACGATTCGAAGCGTTTAAGTATATTCTGTACACCACTAGGACGATCACCATCTTCCTTTGCCATTTCTGACAAATCGTTGTTGCTTTCGACAATCATACTACTCCTGCGTTGCAATTCGCCCTCGCCAAATGATTTGGCTTTGAGCAATTTCTTTCGTTTATCATTGGAACTGCTTGAGGTTTTCTTTGGTAATCCGAGATCTATGCCAGTTTCCTCTAAAATACGTTCTATTTTATCAGAAATGTCTTCACTAGGTGATTTTTCCTCTTGAAATAGTTGCTGATACTCCATACTGGGAGACCGTTGGGCTTCATTACCACTTCCTAGAATTTCGTCTAAAATACGATCATCATCGTCTTTAGCCAATACAGGCTTCTTCTGGTTTAATGTTTTCTTGGCCTTAGTACCTTTTGgaacaatttttcttattatcttTACATTACCCTTTTTTCCTGAATTGGCCACTGCTGTTGTGGTAACTACTTTGGCAGCGGGTTTCTTTTTTACTATATCTATAGCCCCATCCAATTGATTATCTTTTAGACTGTAGTTTGTAGATCCCAAAGAGGTTTGACGTTTGGGTGCTGTTTTTGCCACTGACTTGTCACTTGTACTTGATTTTGCAGTTGACATAGTGTCTAAAGCCTTTTCTGTTTGAGACTTTTTCAATCTATCAGCCACCGTAACAACTGACGGTCGTCTTTGAGGTACTGGACTGCTGGGAAAGTATTTGGTAAGATCTATCTCGTTAAGAGTTTTCTGATTTTTGTTCAAAGCATTTGAGGcatttttctcttgtttttgatttggaaaatatttcgaTAGATCCACATTCGAGGGCACTGCTTGTGCACTAATTGTGGGAGTTTCCATTTGTGATTTTATAGAATCCAATGTTCCCGAAAAGCTTTTTGCTTCAATTTCTTTTAGCTTATCTACCATTTTCTTATTGGGTTTAGGGGAAAACTTACTTTCTACTTTGTACAACATGTGGCCCATATCTTTGCTTTTATCCTTAACATTTGTATCCGATTTTGAGAGGTCAATTTTCTTAACGATATTgagaatattttcaagttcCATTTTACTGTCAGATTTTGGAATTTTCGTTTCAATAGAACTTTTAGCTTTAACTAATGGACTAGAGGTTGCTGATTGGCTCTTAAAACTATTAGATCTACTAgttgtagaatttttttctaagcTTTCCTTTGATTCCGCATTAATGCTGCCCTTTTCACCTTTTGAACAGTTTGTTGTTGGGGTTTCCATTTTAGCTTGCGGacgattttctttgttttttagatcatttaataaatctaaaattgcAGCATTTTTTTCAGCCTCTGTTTTAAATTTAGACTTAGGTGCTAATGTGTCAGATTGTTCCTCACTTTTAATTGTAGTGGTCAAACTATcattaaatttagattttggcTTAAATGGATCCGAGCCGTTTTGTGGCTTGGAATCCATGATCTTATCATCACTTTTATCTTCATTTGCTGGTGTTTTTGGTGCAAAAAATTCATCTTTGAATTTTGATATAGGCTTTAAGAAATTATCCACCTTTTCTTCAAATTTCGTTTTGGCGGCGGCTGCTTTATTGTCAGCCAACCACTTCTCCTTCAtggttaattttttcaaaatatcgcTACGTATGAGATTCTCCTTGGCAATTGTCTCTATATCCTTATTCATCTTAACAACATTATTTAAACGGTACAATTTTTCCGTAATAGCATCTATATCAGCACTGAATTTGTGCTCTGAGTTTTGCTCCAATTTTTCAATATCAGCTTTAGTGACAGAAGATGTACTCCTATTGCCATTTGTTAGCGAAGAAGCTGACTTGAACGAAATATCAGATGCATTCGACAAAATAGAATCCTTTCGTTCTTTACTTTTATCCCCttctaaattattattattttctttttcagttgctacatcattttcttttttattctcgATAGAATCTTTACTATTTTCACTAGTTAATTTGacctaaattttttgttataaaattttgtacatgaaaCCAACACCATAATTGTATgaagtaaaatgtaaaaataaacaaaaatataatatttttgttttataatgatgATGTGCGtatgatttaaagaaaaaagtttaaggtatatttaataaaagaagacaaattatataaaaatttaatttgcgtACCTCTGTTTCAGTATCTGTGGGTAAATTAGGGGGTAAAGGAGGTAAGCGAACTTCTTCACGACGCAATTCTCTGGCTTTAGCAAATTCTTCACCTTCTGTATCATCTTTGCCATCGTCTGGAAAAGTAAATGTGTAATTTGAAAATACTTAGTATATTATTACTTcggataaaatgttttaaaactctttaattgaaatttatttgcttACCTGCCATACCTTCGCTGGAATCATAGGAATCATCAGAGTCATCAGTATCTGAATAATTTTGTTTGCCAATCCACTCAGAGGCTAGTTGCAAAGTTTGAGCACCCAACGGAGAATCATTCGCTTCTTCAAACATGTCAGAATCTGAATCGGGGTCTGAGTCATCAGAACTTGAAAGGTCTGATTCTGAATCATTATTGGATTCTGGTAGGAAATTGCGGCCTGACCATTCGTGCTCGTCTATAATATGTTCTTCAGAGGGTTCCCCGTCTGACATCGCATCTGTATTTTCGAATTCTATGCGTTCCGGTGTTTGGCCACGTTCCAACAGATCCAATTTGGCAACATTATCGACTTGGCCACGTTTATCTGGTGTTCTAGGTTCATCACCCGATTCACTATTAATATATGAAGGCACAGGTGTTTTAGCCACTGAAGCAGCACTAGCAGCTGcctcattttgttgttgttgtgttggtttctataaagaaaaagtgAGAAATATCTACACATACTACGATAATAGTCATTTATAAATACCCTCTGTCCTGGTTTACGAACCACCGGCCGTATAGCTTTAGCTGGTAATCGGAAATGTTGTGTACAATAGAAGCGGCCATTGGGATCGTCACGATCGAAGGCATAAGCTCCTAATC
This genomic window contains:
- the LOC111690633 gene encoding F-actin-monooxygenase Mical isoform X8, with the protein product MADNNTTIPQTTTIYYVCTVKCMSRSAHQRQQQKLQMQQQQLLAQQMADNEAAAAAAEMFDLFCVATTMRQILGLHRQMCDVVGLRPAPLNEFYPKLKTKVRSWKAQALWKKFDARAAHRAYAKGTACTGTRVLVIGAGPCGLRTAIEAQLLGAKVVVVEKRDRISRNNVLHLWPFVITDLRNLGAKKFYGKFCAGSIDHISIRQLQCILLKVALLLGVEIHEGVSFERTIEPSGDGCGWRASVTPADHAVSHYEFDVLIGADGKRNTLEAFKRKEFRGKLAIAITANFINKKTEAEAKAEEISGVAFIFNQSFFKELYHTTGIDLENIVYYKDETHYFVMTAKKHSLIDKGVILQDFADPAELLAPINVNTEKLLDYAREAAEFSTKYQMPNLEFAVNHYGKPDVAMFDFTSMFAAESSCRVIVRKGFRLLQCLVGDSLLEPFWPTGSGCARGFLSSMDAAYAIKLWSNSGNSTLGVVAQRESIYRLLGQTTPENLQRDIGSYTVDPATRYPNLNRTSVNVWQVKHLIDTDDNTVLEQTFMDTNAIQPTQVDTPVRRKRRSGDTMPLSTVLLRWICAQLHAYEFTKELKEVSDVFTNGKVLCALINRYRPDLVDFNTVKDLSPVEQNDLAFKILDKELHIPRIMSGKDSLQLSNVESKVWLNYLEQICEVFRGEIPHVKHPKIDFSDLREKYKTNNAHAQPDFSKLLQLSTKQKAKSPIQDLVDVPQVVQRRSVLDEEKLKRQRRYEQQFVGNAAGAGNAAQTDTPRRAKKRRSADKAANIVHFIINHYHENTHILGNDIITSSSSYDQEERQKRLQEIELNRQDRQSKRRQQRYQQTQNFYKSLHMLQANTFLREADENTPFEDYSIFLYRQQAPEFNDRVKDLERKLLYPDRERSDIPSALPRNVDEQFSDRIKSMEQRISSRNAYGSDKKPKDLMRAIGKIDSNDWNVREIEKKIEQSKKTEVHGPKGREKVPKWSREQFQARQNKMSKPTRQDSAEEKFKEIDQTLKNLDKQLKEGNVLEVGKVASIAGQFVKRDDTSEEKNPPTVVPKSSTKVALAFKKQAASEKCHFCKQTVYLMEKLQTENLVMHRGCLKCHHCHTNLRLGAYAFDRDDPNGRFYCTQHFRLPAKAIRPVVRKPGQRKPTQQQQNEAAASAASVAKTPVPSYINSESGDEPRTPDKRGQVDNVAKLDLLERGQTPERIEFENTDAMSDGEPSEEHIIDEHEWSGRNFLPESNNDSESDLSSSDDSDPDSDSDMFEEANDSPLGAQTLQLASEWIGKQNYSDTDDSDDSYDSSEGMADDGKDDTEGEEFAKARELRREEVRLPPLPPNLPTDTETEVQSESETSSPDEVELNSATEISTDSEFDQDEMIRETPKIFIDDTHLRKPTKVQIKSTVIPPSMGQKYNNIANTQQVKSGTYLAKYQTQPQQPIIPQFKPLVQVDPSLLNTNRTPLQNPRPGDYLLNKTASTEGIASKKSLELKKRYLLGEQANGNKIQKSGSTSVLDSRIRSFQSNISECQKLLNPSSDISPSMKTFLDRTKLGEKAGNELMRSATNNILNDLKVEITIQKASSTASTDNEKENVFVNSKNELNKCLEYSETVNNTLLESINKKSTPTTPTNNKNIIETIDLVTPEKESTMDTSDSNKVIDLTGDSPVRSNRTIIEAAVKPDLSLDVKCIPDILGHIEKKEEKSKSKECTPTVERQKEEDEVNLIDNNMEKVDIPEKLEAIYDNEMEDVQIEVPNIVWNTKSDNLSSSSNSSCSSHSSSLEDIEHYILESTTSPETHNSAGLMSSSGGNHQVPRLEIHDTSGTLMQFDSLMIIDGKYVGDPEDLKFIELPEGVIVPEVPAVKTTELEDEHEVDVEPVTATPEPAETTVIEADKLDVIKDIEEIVDRDVDEPPPLPEIGPPLPEKGPPKIKPSNLKFDTKNENKIESLKNLPLIVDASSKDYKKAVKPITLNLTSAQKTPETPTTPKGSFLQTPTSPLIDMDKTPTGELISRGSDSETEPTGTAQILTETELSDWTADDCISENFVDMEFVHHSNKTNLKGGKKDKKKRGLPTSNEVLQEVAKTAPVAEFEGILKSIDIDDIEFMDTGSDGSGTEPLSATNTALLRNRGYVEFVDNSPKPNRTTAQSAYGSATSSKESYKPIQTKRDEKLGIDYIEQGAYIMLDDMNKTPVNEAAKNIPSTLMTQSLTDSSTINDAEDESTCALSSQMQLTSVDTTTTSKPTQQMTTTEESEALTVVTSPFDSSSPHTPNSNKMGKESNAVIVQEKGDSSTPSSSDRAPKSSQSTSCTNSATSSSKNTPPRQLIKDPLMAAADNSSLKKSNDELSYEEYVRALQQKIVQISTTARGDSLEARKQRRKSSKGEAPIALTNPNQTVIESTPTTTLTTTNNLRLDKDDETKTNQTITASPANVAETANANTTVAAVLPTQLNKVPEIPTLTSKLEEITKERTKQKDLIHDLVMDKLQSKKQLNAEKRLHRSRQRTMVTSGGGGCGLGGGGYSSGSSLSPTPKLAAANSTTDTNCTNQAHYHVSTAAAETSTSSSNRTPALRLNTNSSFTENNPSTSYTAAYGMEALSPTRAKAYKQRPFSEHLEGDSLKSFEQRYKINKTPSFSYATTRQQHPVAQPTSYSELSTPIPPMRQKRNGESVATTPTETNKETNFSVSTENLRSEARARARLKSNSELGLSPEEKMQLLRKRLQVDVCTDPEPVRALQSSYEREIGNSKRENKMSSSKSVNDLAYLTQSQKQNTNSVGMANNASRASDFTSDPNLLISSTHSTSAATDSSKQLKTKSGRRVKDPERRKSLIQSLSSFFHKGQQNKENKQQQQQKDATASTSDGNSAQPERPSTGGGSSSTSTSQTVSSGIDGVLSRFRISPKTKEKSRSCIELRNFSVGNN